One window of the Deltaproteobacteria bacterium genome contains the following:
- a CDS encoding sugar ABC transporter ATP-binding protein, translating into MLVLDNIHKHYGRVHANDAVSLVLEPGRVYALVGENGAGKSTLMRILAGHTVPDAGTITARGTSHSRLTPALAQALGIGMLYQDPLDFPALPVWENFRLSGTPRSRTEVIDKLGELSNHLGVCFLPNEPVAAMTVGERQLLELLRLLDLGATTLILDEPTTGITPEQKRNLFGLLTRLARREKHTIVLVTHKLSEALEMADAIFVMRQGRLEARLDTPCEAHELVRIMFGDAAVDDGPSELPAPAPGTRLGLEQAVFAGPKYHLGPLDITAAPGEIIGLAGLDGSGQELFLRGVCGLDRLIKGRLALDGREFFRTDFTTLRGRGVHFVPADRMDLALFPDLSIREHILLAFPDQAASLERFHQRQCVERFNLRAHPDTPAKALSGGNQQRLLLSLIPDDAPLLLMEHPTRGLDAGSSRQVWEDLRRRCAQGATLFFFSPDLDEVIEHGHRVLVFFDRALVADVPRELATVERIGALMAGKIPEADHAA; encoded by the coding sequence ATGCTTGTCCTTGACAATATCCATAAACATTACGGCAGGGTGCATGCCAATGACGCCGTCAGTCTGGTCCTGGAACCGGGCCGGGTCTATGCCCTTGTCGGCGAAAATGGGGCCGGAAAAAGCACCCTGATGCGCATTTTGGCAGGCCACACCGTGCCCGACGCCGGAACCATCACCGCCCGGGGAACGTCCCACTCCCGTCTCACCCCGGCCCTGGCCCAGGCTTTGGGCATTGGCATGCTTTACCAGGACCCCCTGGATTTCCCGGCTCTGCCCGTGTGGGAAAATTTCCGCCTGAGCGGCACGCCGCGCAGCCGGACCGAGGTGATCGACAAGCTTGGCGAGCTGTCCAACCATTTGGGCGTGTGCTTCCTGCCCAACGAGCCCGTGGCGGCCATGACCGTGGGCGAGCGTCAGCTGCTGGAATTGCTGCGCCTGCTGGATCTGGGGGCGACCACCCTGATTCTGGACGAGCCGACCACCGGCATCACGCCGGAACAGAAGCGCAACCTGTTCGGCCTGCTGACCCGTCTGGCCCGGCGGGAGAAGCACACCATCGTCCTGGTCACGCACAAGCTGTCCGAGGCGCTGGAAATGGCCGACGCCATCTTTGTCATGCGCCAGGGCCGGCTGGAGGCGCGGCTGGACACGCCCTGCGAAGCCCATGAATTGGTCCGGATCATGTTCGGGGACGCCGCCGTCGACGATGGCCCCTCGGAACTGCCCGCTCCGGCGCCGGGAACGCGTCTGGGTCTGGAACAGGCTGTGTTTGCCGGGCCCAAGTACCATCTCGGGCCGCTGGACATCACCGCCGCGCCCGGAGAGATCATCGGGCTGGCCGGGTTGGATGGCAGCGGCCAGGAATTGTTTCTGCGCGGCGTTTGTGGCCTGGACCGTCTGATCAAGGGACGACTTGCTCTCGACGGACGCGAATTTTTTCGCACCGATTTCACGACCCTGCGCGGTCGCGGCGTGCATTTCGTGCCGGCCGACCGCATGGACCTGGCCCTGTTTCCGGATCTGTCCATCCGCGAGCATATCCTCCTGGCTTTCCCGGACCAGGCCGCGAGCCTGGAACGTTTTCACCAGCGGCAGTGCGTGGAGCGCTTCAATCTGCGCGCCCATCCGGATACCCCGGCCAAGGCCCTGTCCGGCGGCAACCAGCAACGCCTGCTCCTGTCCCTCATCCCGGACGACGCGCCGCTTCTGCTCATGGAGCACCCGACGCGTGGCCTGGACGCCGGATCGTCGCGACAGGTCTGGGAGGATCTGCGCCGCCGCTGCGCCCAGGGCGCGACGCTTTTTTTCTTTTCCCCGGATCTGGACGAAGTCATCGAGCACGGCCACCGCGTGCTGGTCTTCTTCGACCGCGCCCTGGTGGCCGACGTGCCGCGCGAGCTGGCCACGGTGGAGCGCATTGGGGCGCTCATGGCCGGAAAAATTCCGGAGGCCGACCATGCCGCCTAA
- a CDS encoding ABC transporter permease: protein MPPKTPRRWLTEAVWILAAPALALILTVLVALPTGAPPLSTLSVLIMGGLGSWSKFGQVLTVFVPLLLCSAGLLIPFTARLWNIGIEGQVVLGAIFATGALMPVDQGGPAHIALALAAGMVGGALWALLSGALKTWGRVHEIFSGLGLNFVAMGLTIWLIFGPWKRPGVASMSGTETLHVSLWLDRIAGLAASGTALVLAIVALVGVGVLLRRTRWGLKLKAVGQNPKAARLFDLSPRVRMLQAFALCGALGGLAGAVQVLGVYHRLLPSISSGYGYTALMVGMMAAYRVTAVPFICLFFAILNVGSIQLPLQLNLDSSLSGVIQGLMVLSVFVTQGLRAWTLRRREGV, encoded by the coding sequence ATGCCGCCTAAAACGCCTCGTCGTTGGCTCACGGAAGCCGTCTGGATTCTGGCCGCCCCGGCCCTGGCCCTGATCCTGACCGTTCTCGTGGCATTGCCCACGGGCGCGCCGCCCCTGTCCACCCTGTCCGTGCTGATCATGGGCGGCCTGGGTTCCTGGTCCAAGTTCGGCCAGGTTCTGACCGTGTTCGTGCCACTTTTGCTGTGCTCGGCCGGCCTGCTCATTCCGTTCACGGCCCGGCTCTGGAATATCGGCATCGAGGGCCAGGTCGTGCTCGGGGCCATCTTCGCCACCGGAGCGCTGATGCCCGTGGATCAGGGCGGGCCCGCCCACATCGCCCTGGCCCTGGCGGCCGGCATGGTCGGCGGCGCGCTCTGGGCGCTGCTGTCCGGAGCGCTCAAGACCTGGGGCCGGGTGCACGAAATTTTTTCCGGTCTGGGACTCAATTTCGTGGCCATGGGCCTGACCATCTGGCTTATCTTCGGCCCCTGGAAACGCCCCGGCGTGGCCTCCATGAGCGGCACCGAGACCCTGCATGTCTCCCTGTGGCTGGACCGTATCGCCGGCCTCGCCGCCAGCGGGACAGCGCTTGTCCTGGCGATCGTGGCCCTGGTCGGTGTCGGCGTTCTGCTGCGCCGTACCAGATGGGGCCTGAAACTCAAGGCCGTGGGCCAGAACCCCAAGGCCGCGCGTCTTTTTGATCTGTCGCCGCGCGTCCGCATGCTTCAGGCCTTTGCCCTGTGCGGCGCCCTGGGCGGGCTGGCCGGAGCCGTGCAGGTTTTGGGCGTCTACCATCGCCTGCTGCCGAGCATTTCCTCGGGCTACGGCTACACCGCCCTCATGGTCGGAATGATGGCCGCGTACCGCGTGACCGCCGTGCCGTTTATCTGCCTTTTTTTCGCCATCTTGAACGTGGGCTCCATCCAGCTCCCCTTGCAGCTCAATTTGGATTCATCCTTGAGCGGGGTCATCCAGGGGCTGATGGTGCTCTCGGTTTTTGTCACCCAGGGGCTGCGGGCATGGACGCTTCGCCGACGGGAGGGGGTGTAA